One genomic window of Spirochaetota bacterium includes the following:
- a CDS encoding efflux RND transporter permease subunit — MEKYTQFVLKRPKITLLAIVIITIIFSFGLPNLEFDYSIESMMPKRDAEYRFYKKTQETFGNVSKFIIMDIFGPNLWSDKGFKDIDNLITDIEEFRDFNKEIEDTRLEKFDLISSKGRVEYDELLDEFNDDATFQRLLKRKKSKLLGEVEALDDTALIKLRAGLLRTYNIKKNERIERISSIFTSGDVNATEDTLEYFDIIKKDEYGNRILPKTEEEYDRIKKILLKTPAYEQAFYAKDAKTGEITDLSILLILDTSDNHHPIAEEMWDIENSYKNVEILSQGVPTVNMLINGYMESDLKIYIPSMLIIMLMVFFFNFRSARGIALPLFTLILSDVWLLGFMGLFNFKITVLGVGLPGLMMAIGSSYSIHIMNQYYIDFDLISEKGRYEGLRLAMSHISITVLLAGITTAIGFLTITANQITAIREWAFLAGLGAVFCVIVPASIIPAFSVMLPHKMPRIMLTKDRVVKTTLVDRIIALMTAISLRHHKSTLVIVIVIIAVSVVGVFKMDVEMTPFGFFKEDNYIRVTDKIFGKKFGGSFSVNILIDSGEMDGIKRPEFLKRVDELSKWLLSDENIDLNLGRATSFHEIVKKLHMAMNNDDISYYKIPNSYTDILDYFELLTGEDSDSDGRIDDMELFIDPEFRRIHMLAMMYSKEKDLITSTEIEQILNKINRQLDKMFPNYSTRITGDCPIFIRLSKYVVQGQVLSLLLCLFIVGIIIIMLFKNLLIGLIALIPMSCAVILNFGIMGLLGINLDMATAIIASITIGIGVDDTIHFFNTFRHYKAQGCDTDQAITKTLAIAGKAIIFTSLALIFGFSVFVLSEFKPNMYFGILVAITMTATTIGALVVLPSTIKATGIDVEESDSKSIIWKYLYIGKLFRVES, encoded by the coding sequence ATGGAAAAATATACTCAATTTGTATTGAAACGACCCAAAATTACATTGCTTGCAATAGTAATTATTACTATTATTTTTTCCTTTGGATTGCCAAATCTTGAGTTCGACTACTCAATAGAGTCAATGATGCCGAAGAGGGATGCTGAATATCGATTCTATAAGAAGACCCAAGAAACCTTTGGCAATGTAAGCAAGTTTATTATTATGGACATATTCGGACCCAACCTCTGGAGCGATAAGGGATTCAAGGATATAGATAATCTCATTACAGACATAGAGGAATTCAGGGATTTCAATAAGGAGATAGAGGATACAAGACTTGAAAAATTTGATCTCATCAGTTCTAAGGGAAGAGTGGAATATGATGAATTATTGGATGAATTCAATGATGACGCAACATTTCAACGACTCTTGAAGAGGAAAAAATCCAAGCTACTCGGTGAGGTCGAGGCATTGGATGATACTGCCCTTATAAAATTAAGGGCTGGATTATTAAGAACCTACAATATCAAAAAAAATGAGCGTATTGAAAGAATAAGTTCCATATTTACCTCAGGCGATGTGAATGCGACTGAGGACACGCTAGAATATTTCGATATAATCAAGAAGGATGAATATGGAAATAGAATTCTACCAAAAACTGAAGAGGAATATGATAGAATAAAAAAGATACTACTGAAGACACCAGCATACGAGCAGGCCTTTTACGCAAAGGATGCCAAGACTGGAGAGATTACTGATCTGTCGATTCTTTTGATATTGGATACATCGGACAATCATCATCCCATTGCTGAGGAGATGTGGGATATTGAGAATAGTTATAAAAATGTTGAGATACTCTCACAGGGTGTCCCAACGGTTAATATGCTAATAAATGGTTACATGGAGTCGGATTTAAAGATATATATTCCCTCTATGCTAATAATTATGCTAATGGTTTTCTTCTTTAACTTCAGATCTGCCAGGGGCATAGCCCTACCCCTTTTTACCCTTATCCTATCCGATGTTTGGCTTCTCGGCTTTATGGGGCTTTTCAATTTTAAGATAACTGTTTTAGGTGTAGGCCTTCCCGGCTTGATGATGGCAATTGGAAGTTCCTATTCCATACACATAATGAATCAATACTATATTGATTTCGATCTCATATCAGAGAAGGGAAGGTATGAGGGTTTGAGATTAGCCATGTCGCATATCTCTATTACCGTGCTACTGGCGGGCATAACAACAGCAATTGGATTTCTCACAATCACCGCTAACCAGATTACTGCAATAAGGGAATGGGCCTTCCTGGCAGGTTTAGGGGCTGTCTTCTGCGTTATCGTACCCGCCTCTATCATTCCTGCTTTTTCAGTTATGTTGCCGCATAAAATGCCCAGAATAATGTTGACAAAGGACAGGGTTGTAAAAACCACGTTGGTTGATAGAATTATCGCTCTAATGACAGCAATCTCGCTTCGACATCACAAGAGCACATTAGTCATTGTAATTGTAATAATAGCGGTTTCAGTTGTTGGGGTATTCAAGATGGATGTTGAAATGACCCCCTTTGGCTTTTTTAAAGAGGATAATTATATTAGGGTAACCGATAAAATTTTTGGGAAAAAGTTTGGGGGATCCTTTAGCGTTAATATACTCATAGACTCAGGTGAAATGGATGGAATCAAAAGACCGGAATTTCTAAAAAGGGTTGACGAATTAAGCAAATGGCTTCTTAGTGATGAGAATATTGATCTTAATCTTGGTAGAGCGACATCATTCCATGAAATCGTTAAGAAACTACATATGGCGATGAACAATGATGATATCTCCTACTATAAGATACCCAACAGCTACACAGATATTCTAGATTATTTTGAGTTACTCACAGGTGAGGACTCGGATTCCGATGGAAGGATCGATGATATGGAGTTGTTCATTGATCCTGAATTTAGAAGAATTCACATGCTTGCTATGATGTATTCTAAAGAGAAGGACCTGATTACTTCAACAGAGATTGAACAGATTTTAAACAAAATAAATAGACAACTCGATAAGATGTTCCCGAATTATTCAACAAGAATAACAGGCGATTGTCCGATTTTTATCAGACTCTCAAAATATGTGGTGCAGGGTCAGGTTTTGAGTCTATTGCTATGTCTGTTTATTGTTGGAATAATTATTATTATGCTCTTCAAGAACCTGCTAATAGGCCTTATTGCCCTTATCCCGATGAGTTGTGCAGTGATCCTAAACTTTGGGATTATGGGTTTGCTCGGCATCAATCTTGATATGGCAACCGCGATTATTGCCTCAATAACAATCGGGATCGGCGTGGATGACACTATTCATTTCTTCAATACATTCAGACACTATAAGGCGCAGGGTTGTGACACTGATCAGGCAATAACAAAGACTCTCGCTATTGCCGGAAAGGCGATTATATTTACATCTTTGGCATTGATCTTTGGATTTTCTGTTTTCGTATTATCGGAATTTAAGCCTAATATGTATTTTGGGATACTAGTAGCCATTACAATGACAGCAACCACAATAGGGGCCCTTGTAGTATTGCCATCCACCATAAAGGCAACAGGCATAGACGTCGAAGAATCTGATTCGAAATCAATTATATGGAAATATCTATATATTGGCAAGCTCTTCAGAGTTGAGAGCTAA
- a CDS encoding IS630 family transposase, with protein MGILDARSLPSVAQEYVRRKAIKAVLEGKRLCEVADLFGVTRQAVWKWLKAYREGGTQAMISKQKGRPRGGTLLPGQVTQIIRTIADSNPEQLKLPFHLWTRDAMINLIESKFNISLSQSTVGRYLKHWGIIPQITNPHTFRQNIEQIHSWLDEEYPRIRKHAKREGAKIYWGYKFGFHNYHVRETSTYSIISTILESGHLLGCNFISAITNTGRLNFMIIKKGFCADVFIDFLRRLENQAKGTVFLIIEKYPVLQSTKLKAWLGNNSHRIQLFFLPYHNPIPNMDNLLNHES; from the coding sequence ATGGGAATATTAGATGCGCGTTCATTACCCTCTGTTGCTCAGGAATACGTTCGTCGCAAGGCGATAAAAGCCGTGTTAGAGGGGAAGAGATTATGCGAGGTCGCTGATCTCTTTGGTGTTACACGACAGGCAGTCTGGAAATGGCTGAAAGCCTACAGAGAGGGTGGCACACAGGCAATGATATCAAAGCAGAAGGGCAGACCCAGGGGAGGAACCCTTCTTCCAGGACAGGTCACCCAGATCATAAGGACGATAGCGGACAGCAACCCAGAACAACTAAAACTGCCATTTCATCTATGGACGCGCGATGCAATGATAAATCTCATCGAATCAAAATTCAACATCAGTCTATCCCAGAGCACGGTTGGTCGTTATCTGAAGCATTGGGGCATTATACCACAAATAACGAATCCCCACACATTCAGACAAAACATCGAACAAATTCACAGCTGGCTGGATGAGGAATATCCAAGAATCCGCAAGCATGCCAAGCGTGAAGGGGCTAAAATTTACTGGGGATACAAATTTGGATTCCATAACTATCACGTTAGGGAAACCTCTACATATTCAATTATTTCCACGATTTTGGAATCCGGTCATCTTCTTGGTTGTAATTTTATATCGGCAATCACAAATACAGGCCGTCTAAACTTTATGATAATCAAGAAGGGCTTTTGCGCGGATGTATTTATAGACTTTCTGAGGCGCCTTGAAAACCAAGCAAAGGGCACAGTTTTTCTGATCATCGAAAAATACCCTGTCCTGCAATCTACAAAACTAAAGGCTTGGTTGGGAAATAATTCTCATAGGATTCAGCTTTTCTTTCTTCCATATCATAATCCTATTCCCAATATGGATAACTTATTAAATCATGAATCATAA